One genomic segment of Bacteroides caccae includes these proteins:
- the recR gene encoding recombination mediator RecR translates to MNQQYPSVLLEKAVGEFSKLPGIGRKTAMRLVLHLLRQDTATVEAFGNSIITLKREVKYCKVCHNISDTEICQICANPQRDASTICVVENIRDVMAVEATQQYRGLYHVLGGVISPMDGVGPSDLQIESLVQRVSEGGIKEVILALSTTMEGDTTNFYIYRKLDKLGVKLSVIARGISVGDELEYADEVTLGRSIVNRTLFTGTV, encoded by the coding sequence ATGAACCAACAATATCCTTCCGTGCTGCTTGAAAAGGCAGTCGGCGAATTTTCCAAACTTCCCGGTATCGGGCGTAAAACGGCCATGAGGCTTGTGCTGCATCTGCTTCGGCAGGATACGGCTACGGTGGAAGCTTTCGGGAATTCTATTATTACTTTGAAACGTGAGGTGAAGTATTGTAAAGTATGCCATAATATATCCGATACCGAAATATGCCAGATTTGTGCCAATCCGCAGCGGGACGCTTCTACTATTTGTGTGGTGGAGAACATTCGTGATGTAATGGCAGTTGAAGCAACGCAGCAGTACCGGGGACTTTATCATGTGTTGGGCGGTGTGATTTCTCCAATGGACGGGGTGGGGCCGAGCGACCTGCAAATTGAAAGTCTGGTGCAACGGGTATCCGAAGGTGGAATAAAGGAAGTGATTCTCGCTCTGAGCACTACTATGGAAGGGGATACCACTAATTTCTATATCTACCGTAAGTTGGATAAACTAGGTGTTAAGCTGAGTGTGATTGCTCGCGGCATATCTGTGGGGGATGAACTCGAATATGCGGATGAAGTGACTCTGGGCCGTAGTATTGTGAACCGGACACTTTTTACCGGAACTGTATAA